ACCTCGTCCAGGCTCGCGGCATGCTCGGCCAGCACCTCCCGCACCGTGTCGTACTCCCGGCCCAGCTCGACGCCGCGGCGTTCGCCGTCGGTCAGCACGTCCTCGACGATGCCGGTGAAGACCCGGCGCCAACTGCTGTCCCCGGGCCCCGCCAACGGCCCGAACGCCGTTCCCCGGACGGAGTTGATCTCCCGGTTGGCCGCACCGACCTGCTCCTTGCAGGCCGCAAGCACCGGCGCCGGGAGTCCGGGGCCGACGACACCGAGATTGTCGCCGTCGACGAACGGCATGCAGAACCACTCCGCGCCGCCCAGTTCACGGCTCCGGTCGACGAAGTCCACGCGCGGTACGGGCACGGTGGTGTGCCCACGGATCAGCTCAAGCGCCGCGAGCTCGGTGCCCATCGCGCCGCGCTCGTAGGTCATCACCTCCACCCCGGGCGGCGGCGCGATCTTCAGCACGGCCTCGTACCCGTCGCGCAGCCGCAGGCGGTACGCGACGTTGAACCAGCCGTGCCCCAGTTCGCTCAGCCACTCCTCGCCGTCCGGGACCAGGCCGGGGCCGTAGGCCCGCTCGGCCATGGCCCGAAGGACCTCCGGCGACTGCCGGTTCTTCGTGATGCTCTCCACGCCCGCTCCCGTCCCAAGGCGGTGCACGGCGCCCGCCCGACATCCTGACCATCCTCACCGCCCAGGGTGTCCCAACCACCCCGGTCACAATCTCCTTGACCTCAAGTCGAGTTGAGCTTCTAGCGTCCTCGGTGTCGAAAGGAACAACTGTGACGACATTGGTGACGGGTGCCACCGGGAACACCGGCAGGCACGTCGTGGAAGAGCTGGTCCGCCGCGGAGAGCACGTCCGGGCGCTGACCCGGGACCCGGTCGCGGCCGCGGACCGGCTCCCGGCCGGGGTGGAGCTGGTGACCGGCACCCATACGGAGCCGGAGAAGATGGACGCCGCCCTCGAAGGCGTCGACAGGCTGCACATCACGGTGACCTCGGGGCTCGCCGAGGTCGGACCCGAGCTGGTGCGCAGGGCGGTCGACGCGGGTGTGCGGCGCCTGACCGTGGTGTGGGGCGGTTACGTGGGCCCGGTGGAGCAGGCCGTGGCGGACTCGGGGGTGGAGTGGACCCGCCTGGAACCGCAGGAGTTCATGTCCAACACGCTGACCTGGAGCGAGTCCATCCGCGCCGAGGGCGTCGTACGCGAGCCCTACGACATGCCCAGCGCGCTCGTCCACGAGGCCGACATCGGCGCGGTGGCCGCGGTCGCCCTGCTCGACGACGGCCACCACGGACGGTCCTACAACCTCACCGGGCCCGAGGCGCTGACCTCTCGGCAGCGGATCGCCGCCCTGTCCCGGGCGACCGGCCGCGAGATCTCCTTCGTCCCCATCACCCATGAACAGGCCATCGAGCGGCTGCTGGCCACCGGTGTCCCCCGGGCGGACGCCGAGTACGTCATCGGCTGGTACGCCGAACCGGGCGAGGACGCCACGACCGTGGTCGACACGGTGGAGAAGGTGACCGGCCGTCCGGCGCGCACCTTCGCGCAGTGGGTCACGGAGTATGCGGGGCGCTTCTAGCCCCACAGCCGTATCTCGCCCCTGCCTCCTGTCCTGCCTGCATGGACCGCTTGTGCGGTCCGGCGGGGCAGGTGGCGGGCGGCGGCTCCTGCCCGGAGTGGGCGAGGGGCGACGAGTGAACTGCGCACAGCGGGTACGCAAGCCGCCCCGCGAAGGTCAGGATTCGGCCACGTCCCCCTCGCGCACCGCCACCGCCCCGGCCGCCGCACCCTCCTCGCGCGCCGCCGCGATCGCGGCCCCGGTGCGGTACAGCTCGGCCAGCAGGGGGCGCAGCGCTTGGCCCCCCGGAGTCAGCCGGTAGCGCGTACGTGCCGGAAAGCCCGGCAGCCGGTCGCGGGCGACGAGTCGCTGCTCTTCGAGTTGGCGCAGCCGTTCGGTGAGCACCTTGGCGCTCAGCGCGGGAAGCCGCTCGCTCAACTCGCCGAAGGAGTACGGGGCGTGCATCAGCTCGCGCAGGACGAGTGTCGTCCAGCGTCCCGCCACGGCGGCGAGGGCGACCTCGACCGGGCAGTCGGGCTCGGGGCCGCGGGTGCGCCCGCGTTCCTCCGGCACGAGTGCGCCGTCCCAGCCGCCGAGCGGGGTCCCGGGGAAGCCCGGTGCGTGGGTTTCCGTTCGGTGACCCACGTGGGCAGCGGCTTCACTGCCGCCATGAGCTCTCACTCGCGCACTTCGCGCACTGGACCTGGCCATGCCCCCACCCTTGAGCTGACCACCGAGGTCGCGCAACACCCCGCGGTGTTCGCCGCCGCCTTCAACTCCGGTGACATCCGGGCGGTACTCGGGGTGTACGAACCCGGCGCCGTCTTCGTCCCCCGCCCGGGCCACCCGGTGAAGGGGCGCGAACTGGCCACGCGCACCGAGGAGTTCCTCGCCCTGGGCCTGCCGATCGCCCTCCGACCCCGGCACATCTACGAGACGGGCGACCTCGCCCTGCTGGTGGTCGACTGGACCATCGAGGGCACGGGCGCGGACGGGGTGCCGGTACACCTGGAGGGCACCGCGACCGATGTCGCCCGGCGGGGCGTGGACGGGCTGTGGCGTTATGTCATCGACAACCCGTTCGGAACCGTGCCGCCCGCCTGACGTCACGCCTCGCCCCGGCCAGTGGTCTGCCTCCAAGTCAGTGGATCGCCACCAAGACCGAGGGCCGGCCCGCGCGCCGCGGGCCGGCCCCTGGTGCCGGGTCCCGGTCCGCCCGGGCAAGCGGGCGGACCGGAGTAGGGGTGGGACGGGTCAGCCGATCTCGGCGCCGTAGACGGAGAGCGCCTCGGTCACCGGCTGGAAGAAGGTCTCGCCGCCGGAGGAGCAGTTGCCGCTGCCGCCGGAGGTGAGGCCGAGCGCCTGGTCACCGGCGAACAGCGAGCCGCCGGAGTCGCCGGGCTCCGCGCAGACGTCGGTCTGGATGAGCCCCTCGACCGTGCCCTCGGCGTAGTTCACCGTGGCGTTCAGGCCCGTGACGGTGCCGTCGTGGACCTGGGTGGTGGAGCCGCTGCGGGTGACCTGCTGGCCCTCGGTGGCCTCGGCGGCGCCGGTGATGGGCTGGGTGCTGCCGTTGTAGAGGTCCACCTCGCTGGGGTGCGCGGTGTCGCCCGTGTACTTCACCAGGCCGTAGTCGTCGCCGGGGAAGCTGGAACCGGCGTTCTCACCGATGACCGGGCCGCCCTGGCTCTCCGACCAGCTGCTGATCGCCTCGGTGCAGTGGCCCGCGGTGAGGAAGTGCGGGGCACCGTCCTTGACGACGTTGAAGCCGAGCGAGCAGCGGCCGCCGCCGCCCCAGATGGCGTCGCCGCCGGCGATCATCGGTTTGAACTCGCCCTTGCTGTGCTTGAGTTCGACCGTGCTGCCGAGGCCCTTGACGACCTCGGTCAGCTTGGCGAGCTCGGCGCCCTTGACCGTACGGTCCGCGGTGACGACGACCTTGTTGGCCGAGTTGTCGACGGTCCACGCGGTGCCGGGGATGGTGGCCCGGTCCTTGAGCGTGGCGCGGGCGCCGTTCAGCGCGGCGAGCGAGTTCTCCACGACTCTGGCCTTGGCACCGGCCGACTCGACGGTCTCGGCGGCGTCCTGGTTCAGGACGTTGACGACGAGGTGCCTGCCCTGGGCGTCGTAGTACGTACCCGCGGCGTCGGCGCCGAGGTCCTTGGTGAGGGAGGAAGCGAGCTTTCCGGCCGCCGTCGCCGAGAGGGAGTCGGCGGTGACATCGCTGTCGGCGTTCGCGGACTGGACCGTAAGGCCTGCGACGACCATGGCGGCGACACTGGCACCCGCGATCGCGGCACGCCTGGGGGAAACGCGTCGGTGCTTCACGTACGTCCTCCTGTGGGGGGACGGCTCCGGGGTCACGTGGGGTTCGCCCGGAACCGGAAGGCTTATCGGCACGAGCCCGGCACTCGCCCGGTGAACCGAGTAAGTGCCGCGTCCATGCCAACGGTTGCATCCACTATCCCCATGGCCGTCGGACACCGACAAGCTCCACTTCCGGTCGCGTCACAGGGGGCGCACAGACCCCCGTCCGCCTCATCCGTGCGCCGGATCGCGCCCACTCCGCCCCTTTCCTCATGCGGGTATCTCCGGGGCTCCGCTCCCGGGCACACCCGGATCGGCCTGTCCTGTTCTGGCCCGTTTGAAGGGCGAGTTGAGGTCCTGGACACCACCGGGCCCCCACCCCGCCCGCGAACACGCAGCGCGATGTGTCACCATGCGCGCCCCTTCGCCCATCGATACGCCCATCGATACGCACTTCGGTTCGCGCTTCGGTTCGCATTCCGGTTCGCGCTTCAGTACGAACTTCGGTACGAACTTCGCGCGGGCGCGCACACAACGACGCGGCCCCCGCGCACCGGATGGGTGCGCGGGGGCCGCCCTCACAGGATCAGCCGTACCGAACCGAATTCCGCCGGACGTCAGTAGACGCTGACTCCGTAGGCGCTGAGCGCCTCGGTGACCGGCTGGAAGAAGGTGGTGCCGCCGGAGGAGCAGTTGCCGCTGCCGCCGGAGGTCAGGCCGTACGCGGTGCCGTTGCTGCCGTAGAGCGGGCCGCCGGAGTCACCGGGCTCGGCGCAGACCGTGGTCTGGATGAGGCCGGAGACGATGTCACCGCCGCCGTAGTTGACGGTCGCGTTGAGGGCGGTGACCCGGCCGCTGTGCGTACCCGTGGTGGAGCCGTCACGGATGACGGTGGTGCCCACGCTCGGGGTGGCCGCGCGGGTGATGTCCACACCGTTCGCGGTACCGGGCTTGCTGATGGAGGTGTTGGTGTACCGGACGATGCCGTAGTCGTTGCCCGGGAAGCTGGAGCCCGAGGTGGAGCCGAGCGTGGTGGTGTGACCGGAGTTCGACCACCAGGTGCCCGCGCCGTCGGTGCAGTGACCCGCGGTCAGGAAGTACTGGGTCCCGGCGCTGTTGCGGACGTTGAAGCCGAGGGAGCAGCGCCAGCTGCTCGCGTAGATGGCGTCACCGCCCTGGATCAGCTTGTTGAACTTGCCGGGGGTGCGCTTGACCTGAAGAGCGTCGGCCTTGCTTCCGGCGTCCTTCTTGATCTGGGCGATCTCCGCCTTGGAGACGGTGCTGTCGACCGTGACGACCACGCGGTTCGTCTTGGCGTCGACGGCCCAGGCGGTGCCCGCGACGTCGGACTCCAGGACCGAGTCGCTGACCTGGCCGAGCTCGGTCGCGCTGAAGGTGCTCGACTCGTCGGCGTTCGCCGCGGGGATCGCGAGGGCGCCCACGGCAACCAGACCGGAGGCGACGGCGATCAGACGGGTACGT
This is a stretch of genomic DNA from Streptomyces sp. NA04227. It encodes these proteins:
- a CDS encoding NmrA family NAD(P)-binding protein, which produces MTTLVTGATGNTGRHVVEELVRRGEHVRALTRDPVAAADRLPAGVELVTGTHTEPEKMDAALEGVDRLHITVTSGLAEVGPELVRRAVDAGVRRLTVVWGGYVGPVEQAVADSGVEWTRLEPQEFMSNTLTWSESIRAEGVVREPYDMPSALVHEADIGAVAAVALLDDGHHGRSYNLTGPEALTSRQRIAALSRATGREISFVPITHEQAIERLLATGVPRADAEYVIGWYAEPGEDATTVVDTVEKVTGRPARTFAQWVTEYAGRF
- a CDS encoding phosphotransferase family protein produces the protein MESITKNRQSPEVLRAMAERAYGPGLVPDGEEWLSELGHGWFNVAYRLRLRDGYEAVLKIAPPPGVEVMTYERGAMGTELAALELIRGHTTVPVPRVDFVDRSRELGGAEWFCMPFVDGDNLGVVGPGLPAPVLAACKEQVGAANREINSVRGTAFGPLAGPGDSSWRRVFTGIVEDVLTDGERRGVELGREYDTVREVLAEHAASLDEVREPRLVEWDLWDGNVLVRDGRIACVIDHERAFFGDPLIESGFAGPQLPAFGDSTHFMRGYGHPPLTENENVRRRLYCLHLTLIMVIETVYRGHTGTEQYDWARERLGEAMALLGRGTRL
- a CDS encoding S1 family peptidase, producing the protein MKHRRVSPRRAAIAGASVAAMVVAGLTVQSANADSDVTADSLSATAAGKLASSLTKDLGADAAGTYYDAQGRHLVVNVLNQDAAETVESAGAKARVVENSLAALNGARATLKDRATIPGTAWTVDNSANKVVVTADRTVKGAELAKLTEVVKGLGSTVELKHSKGEFKPMIAGGDAIWGGGGRCSLGFNVVKDGAPHFLTAGHCTEAISSWSESQGGPVIGENAGSSFPGDDYGLVKYTGDTAHPSEVDLYNGSTQPITGAAEATEGQQVTRSGSTTQVHDGTVTGLNATVNYAEGTVEGLIQTDVCAEPGDSGGSLFAGDQALGLTSGGSGNCSSGGETFFQPVTEALSVYGAEIG
- a CDS encoding DUF4440 domain-containing protein, with protein sequence MSSHSRTSRTGPGHAPTLELTTEVAQHPAVFAAAFNSGDIRAVLGVYEPGAVFVPRPGHPVKGRELATRTEEFLALGLPIALRPRHIYETGDLALLVVDWTIEGTGADGVPVHLEGTATDVARRGVDGLWRYVIDNPFGTVPPA
- a CDS encoding helix-turn-helix domain-containing protein, coding for MGHRTETHAPGFPGTPLGGWDGALVPEERGRTRGPEPDCPVEVALAAVAGRWTTLVLRELMHAPYSFGELSERLPALSAKVLTERLRQLEEQRLVARDRLPGFPARTRYRLTPGGQALRPLLAELYRTGAAIAAAREEGAAAGAVAVREGDVAES
- a CDS encoding S1 family peptidase, with the translated sequence MRLKRTTPRSGVARRTRLIAVASGLVAVGALAIPAANADESSTFSATELGQVSDSVLESDVAGTAWAVDAKTNRVVVTVDSTVSKAEIAQIKKDAGSKADALQVKRTPGKFNKLIQGGDAIYASSWRCSLGFNVRNSAGTQYFLTAGHCTDGAGTWWSNSGHTTTLGSTSGSSFPGNDYGIVRYTNTSISKPGTANGVDITRAATPSVGTTVIRDGSTTGTHSGRVTALNATVNYGGGDIVSGLIQTTVCAEPGDSGGPLYGSNGTAYGLTSGGSGNCSSGGTTFFQPVTEALSAYGVSVY